A genome region from bacterium includes the following:
- a CDS encoding glycosyltransferase family 1 protein, with amino-acid sequence MKILYDPQIFNLQIFGGISLYYKKLLEEFYKETDINFKLPLIYSDNKYLKNLQFINAFSLNGRNIPFKKQSIKLLNAINRNKTIKELIDQDFDIYHPTYFDDYFLNYIKNKPYILTVHDMTNEVLPEYFVFDKKADETIKIKNRLIEKANRIIAISENTKNDIIKFCEIDEDKIDVIYHGLPFESLEKQMKKYDLPERYILFVGQRSKYKNFINYLLSISNILNEDESLYLVSAGGNPFTEEEKDLIDSLKLTNKIIYKPIDKEESLITFYKNALCFVFPSLYEGFGFPILEAFQCDCPLLSSNTSSFPEIAQNAAIYIDPYSNESMEEGTKKLIYNETLRQELIIRGREQLKRFSWKETAELTKQSYIKVLQ; translated from the coding sequence ATGAAAATATTATATGACCCACAAATTTTTAATCTGCAAATATTTGGTGGCATTTCGTTATATTATAAAAAACTTTTGGAAGAATTTTATAAGGAAACGGATATAAATTTCAAGCTTCCGTTAATATATTCAGATAACAAATATCTAAAAAATCTTCAATTCATAAACGCATTCAGCTTAAATGGGAGAAATATCCCTTTTAAAAAGCAGTCTATTAAATTATTAAATGCAATAAATAGAAATAAAACTATAAAAGAACTTATTGATCAGGATTTTGATATTTATCACCCTACTTATTTTGATGACTACTTTTTAAATTACATAAAAAACAAACCTTATATTTTAACCGTTCATGATATGACTAACGAAGTTTTACCTGAATATTTTGTCTTTGATAAAAAGGCAGATGAAACTATTAAAATTAAAAATAGACTCATTGAAAAAGCAAATAGGATTATTGCAATATCAGAAAATACCAAAAACGATATAATTAAGTTTTGTGAGATTGATGAAGATAAAATTGATGTAATCTATCATGGTTTACCGTTTGAATCTTTAGAAAAACAAATGAAAAAATATGATTTACCTGAGAGGTATATACTGTTTGTTGGACAAAGATCTAAATATAAAAATTTTATTAATTATTTATTATCAATAAGTAATATTTTAAATGAAGATGAATCACTCTATTTAGTTTCAGCAGGTGGAAATCCTTTTACGGAAGAAGAAAAAGATTTAATTGATTCTCTTAAATTAACGAATAAGATAATTTACAAACCTATAGATAAAGAAGAATCTCTCATAACTTTCTATAAGAATGCTTTATGTTTTGTTTTTCCGAGTCTTTACGAAGGTTTCGGGTTCCCGATTCTTGAGGCGTTTCAATGTGATTGTCCCTTGCTAAGCAGTAATACAAGTTCTTTCCCTGAAATTGCCCAAAATGCAGCCATTTATATAGATCCTTATAGTAATGAATCTATGGAAGAAGGCACAAAGAAATTGATTTATAATGAAACTCTAAGACAGGAACTTATTATTAGAGGAAGAGAACAATTAAAAAGATTTAGTTGGAAAGAAACGGCTGAATTAACAAAACAATCATATATAAAGGTTTTACAATGA